A part of Drosophila bipectinata strain 14024-0381.07 chromosome 3L, DbipHiC1v2, whole genome shotgun sequence genomic DNA contains:
- the Txl gene encoding thioredoxin-like protein 1 — translation MSVRVINDESHFQAELAQAGVRLVVVDFTATWCGPCQRIAPIFEMFPNKYPKAIFLKVDVDKCQDTAAGQGVSAMPTFIFYRNRTKIDRVQGADVNGLEAKIQEHIGTGGGEEAGEDYGQGLMELNTFISKQECECLNEADDHNLKHALVSAGGYLQSDCDEQLILSITFNQAVKIHSLKFKAPSTLGPKEVKLFINQPRTIDFDMAESMTSVQDLTLGEKELENGAPVNLRYVKFQNVQNIQIFVKNNQSGGDVTQIDYIGFIGSPIMTTKMTDFKRVAGKKGESH, via the exons ATGTCGGTTCGAGTAATCAACGATGAGTCCCACTTTCAGGCGGAGCTGGCTCAAGCTGGTGTGCGCCTAGTGGTGGTGGACTTCACAGCGACCTGGTGCGGTCCCTGTCAGCGTATTGCACCCATTTTCGAGATGTTTCCCAATAAGTATCCAAAGGCTATCTTCCTGAAAGTGGATGTCGACAAGTGCCAGGACACAGCCGCCGGTCAGGGCGTATCTGCTATGCCTACATTCATCTTCTACAGAAACCGCACCAAAATCGACCGTGTCCAGGGCGCCGACGTCAACGGGCTCGAGGCAAAAATCCAAGAGCACATCGGCACCGGTGGTGGCGAGGAAGCGGGCGAGGACTATGGCCAGGGCTTG ATGGAGCTCAACACGTTCATCTCCAAGCAGGAGTGCGAGTGCCTCAACGAAGCGGATGACCACAATCTGAAGCACGCCCTGGTTTCCGCCGGTGGTTATCTGCAGTCCGACTGTGATGAACAGCTCATCCTGTCCATCACTTTCAACCAGGCTGTGAAGATCCACTCGCTGAAGTTTAAGGCTCCGTCAACACTGGGTCCCAAAGAAGTGAAGCTTTTTATTAACCAGCCACGTACCATTGACTTTGACATGGCCGAGTCAATGACCAGTGTGCAGGACTTGAC ATTGGGAGAGAAGGAGTTGGAGAATGGAGCACCAGTCAATCTGCGCTACGTGAAGTTCCAGAACGTGCAGAACATTCAGATATTTGTGAAGAACAATCAGTCAGGCGGCGATGTAACGCAGATCGACTACATCGGTTTCATCGGCTCCCCCATCATGACCACCAAGATGACCGACTTCAAACGTGTAGCCGGCAAGAAAGGCGAGAGTCACTAG